A region of the Candidatus Limnocylindria bacterium genome:
CGCCTTGCGCTGACCTCACGCTCGCCGAGCTCCACTTCGCCGGGGGCGCCGCCGCGACGATCGAGACCTACCGCGGGGCGCACTATGCCTACGACATCCGCGCCGAGATCGTCTGCAGCGAGGGCACGGTCTGTGTCGGGGGCTTCGCGCAGCGCTCGGTGGAGGTACTCCTTCCCGACGGTGATCGTCGGGATCTCTTCCCGGGATTCCTCGAGCGCTTCGCCGACGCGTATTTCTTCGAGCTGCGCGACTTTCTCGTCGGCGTCCGCTCTCGCACCCCGCCGCGGGTGAGCGGCCAAGATGGCCGCCGGGCCCTCGCGATCGCGCTCGCGTGCGACCGCGCGTGCGACGACGCTCGCGAGATATCACCATGACCGTCGACGCGTACGTCCTCGGCCGAGTCGGCGCGGATCTCTATCCGCTGCAGCTGAATACGCCGCTCGAAGAGGTGCGCACATTCGAACGTTTCGTCGGTGGATTCGCGGGGAACGTGTCGACCGGTCTCGCGCGGCTCGGCGTTCGAACGGGCATCGTGTCAGCCGTCGGAGACGACGGCCACGGCCGGTTCATCCGCCGCTTCCTCGAGGCGGAAGGCATCGAGTGCGCCTCGCTCCACGTGCACCCGACCCTGCGCACGGCACTCGCGTTCTGCGAGGCGTGGCCACCGGACGACTTCCCGATCACCTTCTATCGCACGCCGACATGCCCAGACTGGGAGCTGCGCGCCACGCAGCTTCCGGAAGATCTCGCGCGGGCGCGCCTGCTCTACGCGTCCGGGACCGGACTGGCGCGAGAGCCAAGCCGCGCGACGACGCTCGCGGCGCTCGAGCGCTGCCGCCAGCGCGCGATCTTCGATCTCGACTGGCGCGAAGTCCTCTGGGACGACGTGCGTGACTACCCGGAGCTCGCCTGGCGAGCCGCGGAGTTCGCATCGGTCGTGGTCGGAGGTGCGAGCGAGTTCGTCGCCGCCGCGCTGGATCCGCGCGATCTATTGAAGCGCGGTCCCACGTTCGTCGTCGTGAAGCGCGGCGCCGCCGGGGCGACGATCGTCGATGCGCGCGGCTCGCGCGATATCCCGGGCGTCGCCGTGCCGGTCGTGAACGGACTCGGCGCCGGCGATGCGTTCGGGGCTGCGCTCGGCGCGGCGCTGATCGCCGGCCGAGGTGCGGACGAGGCGGTGCGTCGTGCGAACGCGGCCGGTGCGATCGTGGCCTCGCGCCTCTCGTGCAGCACCGCGATGCCTCGGGCGTCGGAGATCGACGCGCTGCTGGGAGGCGCCACCGTGGTCGACGGTGCGGTCGTGGCCGGGTGATCGACCGCATCGCCTCACGGCGGGGGGTGGTGTGCGGCCTCGCGCTCGATCACCGCGACAGCCTTCGCGTCGCCGCACGCAGGCACGGCTTCCCCGATGACTCCACGTCGCTTCGCGCCCTCAAGGTCGAGCTCGTGCGGGGGCTCGCGCGGCTCGCCACTGTCGTTCTCCTCGACGTCGAGCTTGGCCTCGACGCCTTCACCGAGCTCGACGGCGTTCCGCTCGTAGTTCCGCTCGAGGCGCAGGGCTACGAGTCGCTCGGCGAGGGCCGCATCACGACCCTGCTTGGCGATGTCGATCCCGGCCGCGCTGCCGCGCTCGGCGCGGTCGGATGCAAGCTGCTGCTTCCGTACCGCCCGGACCTCACGGACGTCGCGGCGATCCAGGACGAGATGGTCGCGCGCGTCGTCGCCGAGTGCCGTGCGGCTGGCGTGCTCTCGATCGTCGAGCCGATCGTCTACGGCGAGGTCCCGGATCTCGGCCCCGCCGTCGCCGAGACCGCCCGCCGCCTGTCGCGGCTCGGTCCCGACGTGTTGAAGCTCCAGTACCCAGGAAGCCTTCGACTGTGCGAGGTGCTCACACGTGCGTGCGGCGCGGTGCCGTGGGTCCTGCTCGGAGGAGGAACGGATGAAGACACGTTCCTCAGCCAGCTGCGTGACGCGATGCATGGCGGCG
Encoded here:
- a CDS encoding Gfo/Idh/MocA family oxidoreductase — translated: PCADLTLAELHFAGGAAATIETYRGAHYAYDIRAEIVCSEGTVCVGGFAQRSVEVLLPDGDRRDLFPGFLERFADAYFFELRDFLVGVRSRTPPRVSGQDGRRALAIALACDRACDDAREISP
- a CDS encoding PfkB family carbohydrate kinase, which translates into the protein MTVDAYVLGRVGADLYPLQLNTPLEEVRTFERFVGGFAGNVSTGLARLGVRTGIVSAVGDDGHGRFIRRFLEAEGIECASLHVHPTLRTALAFCEAWPPDDFPITFYRTPTCPDWELRATQLPEDLARARLLYASGTGLAREPSRATTLAALERCRQRAIFDLDWREVLWDDVRDYPELAWRAAEFASVVVGGASEFVAAALDPRDLLKRGPTFVVVKRGAAGATIVDARGSRDIPGVAVPVVNGLGAGDAFGAALGAALIAGRGADEAVRRANAAGAIVASRLSCSTAMPRASEIDALLGGATVVDGAVVAG